The following are from one region of the Haloactinomyces albus genome:
- a CDS encoding DUF3156 family protein, which yields MTAAFGRAPAGVFLPPSPLDAAAVHSLHQQAFPFRQAGLNIGDRQSTGVSMTTPDRHIRLGYRTQKQLLARIHHLQVTTSVPSAFGPIADCTLELRIRGTHRTRHWWNPSGPGKSEADEVATKLTGPALTELIHAVDLTSCTVSWTAHTGCWHVCVEPYAGHHLRLLLPPMTYTNTLTRTEAAVITAALHEITTAVAD from the coding sequence ATGACCGCCGCATTCGGCCGGGCACCAGCAGGAGTGTTCCTCCCACCCTCCCCGCTCGACGCTGCCGCTGTGCACTCCCTGCACCAGCAGGCGTTCCCGTTCCGGCAAGCCGGGCTCAACATCGGTGATCGTCAGAGCACGGGCGTGAGCATGACAACCCCGGATCGGCACATCCGGCTCGGGTACAGGACGCAGAAGCAGCTGCTGGCCCGGATCCACCACCTGCAGGTCACCACCTCCGTACCCAGCGCCTTCGGGCCCATCGCGGATTGCACCCTCGAACTTCGTATCCGAGGCACACACCGGACAAGGCATTGGTGGAATCCGTCCGGACCGGGAAAATCCGAAGCGGACGAGGTGGCTACCAAGCTGACCGGTCCCGCCCTCACCGAGCTGATCCACGCAGTCGACCTCACGTCCTGCACTGTGTCCTGGACCGCCCACACCGGCTGCTGGCACGTCTGCGTCGAGCCCTACGCCGGGCACCACCTGCGTCTTCTGCTTCCCCCGATGACCTACACCAACACGTTGACCCGCACCGAGGCCGCGGTGATCACTGCAGCACTGCACGAGATCACCACCGCTGTTGCGGACTGA
- a CDS encoding APC family permease, whose amino-acid sequence MTAPTLQRTLGFWSALVTGIGLVIASTTLTTLGNGFGLGGSAFAIAGLAALVITILISFSYSELANLIPGAGMIGDYTAPALGRGPAIFGVLAGYIVLVATVEPAELMVSGLAAHQLVPAIPPSLFAIGLTVLFCVINLVGVKSFGRTQLVVTGVMLFTLVGFGVAGLLELGNVPSVESIPLNPAGWTGIVHLVAIGAYLFIGIEFVCPMSEEIRNPGRIIPRAMISGLVLVYLVDMLFGFAALRYVGLEELATSATPHLLVAEAIAGPTGLFVLTAATILASASSVSAILAAVPRMLYGLARKEMLPRAFAWVHPRFRTPWISVLAVTGLIIGSLVTVADSDAVLTLVLVATVMWLASYILAQIDVIVLRRRYPDAHRAFRAPLYPLPQIIGIAACIGMIISIHPDADMRTTVWLGAAGCTAVILGYAFVWLKLVKKVPFFTPTPLADPDSADQDIREPARGVQS is encoded by the coding sequence GCGCACTCTCGGGTTCTGGAGTGCTCTGGTCACCGGCATCGGACTCGTCATTGCCTCAACAACGCTGACCACACTGGGCAACGGGTTCGGACTCGGCGGATCGGCGTTCGCCATAGCAGGACTGGCCGCGCTGGTCATTACGATACTGATCTCCTTCTCCTACTCGGAGCTGGCCAATCTCATCCCGGGGGCCGGGATGATCGGCGACTACACCGCACCAGCGCTGGGGCGCGGGCCCGCGATCTTCGGTGTGCTCGCCGGCTACATCGTGCTCGTGGCCACGGTCGAACCGGCCGAGCTCATGGTCTCCGGCCTCGCGGCGCACCAGCTCGTACCCGCCATCCCCCCGAGCCTGTTCGCGATCGGACTCACCGTCCTGTTCTGCGTGATCAACCTCGTCGGGGTGAAATCGTTCGGGCGTACCCAGCTCGTGGTCACCGGCGTCATGCTGTTCACCCTCGTCGGTTTCGGAGTCGCCGGTCTTCTCGAGCTCGGCAACGTACCCAGCGTCGAATCGATCCCCCTCAACCCCGCCGGTTGGACCGGTATCGTTCACCTCGTCGCGATCGGGGCCTACCTGTTCATCGGCATCGAGTTCGTCTGCCCCATGAGCGAGGAGATCCGCAACCCCGGTCGGATCATTCCCCGTGCCATGATCAGCGGGCTGGTGCTCGTCTATCTCGTGGACATGCTGTTCGGTTTCGCAGCGCTGCGTTACGTCGGACTGGAGGAACTGGCGACCTCGGCGACTCCGCACCTGCTGGTCGCCGAAGCCATCGCCGGACCCACCGGCCTGTTCGTACTCACCGCCGCGACCATCCTGGCCTCGGCAAGTTCGGTCTCGGCGATTCTCGCCGCAGTCCCCAGAATGCTCTACGGCCTCGCCCGCAAGGAAATGCTGCCGCGTGCATTCGCCTGGGTACATCCGCGATTTCGCACACCGTGGATCTCCGTGCTGGCCGTGACCGGCCTGATCATCGGCTCGCTGGTGACCGTCGCCGACAGCGACGCCGTCCTCACCCTCGTGCTGGTGGCCACCGTCATGTGGCTGGCTTCCTACATCCTCGCCCAGATCGATGTCATCGTCCTGCGCCGCCGCTACCCCGACGCTCACCGAGCCTTCCGCGCACCGCTGTATCCCCTGCCCCAGATCATCGGCATCGCAGCGTGTATCGGCATGATTATCAGCATCCATCCCGATGCCGACATGCGAACCACCGTCTGGCTCGGCGCCGCCGGCTGCACCGCCGTGATTCTCGGCTACGCCTTCGTCTGGCTCAAACTCGTCAAAAAGGTTCCGTTCTTCACCCCCACCCCGCTGGCGGACCCCGACAGTGCGGACCAGGACATTCGCGAACCGGCACGAGGAGTGCAGTCATGA